Proteins found in one Triticum urartu cultivar G1812 chromosome 4, Tu2.1, whole genome shotgun sequence genomic segment:
- the LOC125554595 gene encoding uncharacterized protein LOC125554595 — protein sequence MPPCPACKDLPPELVCRIADGLDDLKGYVSARGACPTWHHTLVPPSPSLLINHSDDPAKRCTAAAIKRRTTATSILPRRSFELKAIPSGQTCLGCCSGWLSLSVHIDDVRSLLSLFHPITAAEILLPPLVYDSRLVSKIVFSPNPATDDFMAAVICDIDRVAYITVGARRWSVLDPIHLTVGDQFVDLLYHENGRVYCLTWFGDVHVLFLPQRRRREPIILEGETSIYPAVHNRKIIQMHGTGPDLNAPATIKALLSSRGSKLFFDAATSFAPPYNTISTFTSVKNLVFCNGNLYQIWRNASCTVTLQLQEGGRCRIEHDEIFVLRYDPHRRPCWDIVYDLRGYSVFIGRNNSVSIYAEGVPGLKANCVYWIGGRGRDQGMVFDMKTGKSTPCIPLVDGVLPGSLQSTICWYFLSDK from the exons ATGCCACCATGCCCGGCCTGCAAGGACCTGCCACCGGAGCTTGTCTGCCGCATCGCCGACGGCCTTGATGACCTCAAGGGCTACGTGAGTGCACGGGGTGCCTGCCCGACATGGCATCACACGCTTGTGCCGCCATCGCCATCACTGCTTATCAACCACAGCGACGACCCTGCCAAGCGCTGCACCGCCGCTGCCATCAAGCGTCGTACCACCGCAACCTCAATCCTCCCGCGTCGCTCCTTCGAGCTCAAAGCCATCCCTTCGGGCCA GACCTGTCTCGGCTGCTGTAGCGGATGGCTCTCCCTCTCCGTTCACATCGATGACGTCCGTAGCCTACTCAGCCTCTTCCACCCCATCACGGCCGCCGAGATCCTCCTACCCCCGCTTGTCTATGACAGTCGCCTCGTCTCCAAAATCGTCTTCTCTCCCAACCCTGCCACTGACGACTTCATGGCCGCTGTGATATGTGACATCGATAGGGTTGCCTACATCACCGTAGGGGCCAGGAGGTGGTCCGTCCTTGACCCCATCCACCTCACTGTTGGAGATCAGTTCGTCGACCTCCTCTACCACGAAAATGGTAGGGTCTACTGCCTCACTTGGTTTGGAGACGTCCATGTGCTcttccttccgcagcgccgccgccgggaACCTATCATCCTCGAGGGCGAAACATCAATATATCCTGCAGTGCATAATAGGAAAATCATCCAGATGCATGGGACAGGACCGGATCTAAATGCGCCGGCCACCATTAAGGCATTGTTGTCATCTAGGGGAAGCAAACTATTTTTCGACGCCGCCACCAGTTTTGCACCGCCATACAACACAATCTCAACTTTCACTAGTGTCAAGAACCTCGTGTTCTGCAATGGTAACCTGTACCAAATCTGGAGGAATGCATCATGCACAGTCACTTTGCAGTTGCAAGAAGGGGGTCGATGTCGTATAGAACATGATGAAATATTTGTTCTGAGGTATGACCCCCACCGCCGACCATGTTGGGACATTGTGTACGACTTAAGGGGATACTCGGTGTTTATTGGGAGGAACAATTCAGTGTCAATATACGCAGAAGGCGTTCCGGGACTCAAGGCTAATTGTGTGTATTGGATTGGTGGGAGGGGTAGGGATCAGGGCATGGTCTTTGACATGAAGACTGGCAAGTCAACACCTTGCATTCCCCTCGTGGATGGTGTTCTTCCGGGGTCTCTACAAAGCACAATCTGCTGGTACTTTCTGAGCGACAAATGA